The Setaria viridis chromosome 9, Setaria_viridis_v4.0, whole genome shotgun sequence sequence CTCCATCCGTCTCTCTCCTCGCCTTCCCCACCGTCGAAGCCTCCCTTTTGTCGTCGCCGGCTGCGCCCGCCTCTAGCTTGTCGAATGAGGTCTGACGGCCGTGCCCGCTCCAGCTTGTGAAAGGaggcccaccggccaccgcgccggccgcgcccgttCCAGCTCATCGGAGGAGGCCCGCCAGTTGTCGCACCCAGATCCACCCGCcgtggcgccgcctcctccttctcgTCCCTCCTCGTTGAGTCGAGGAACCGGTCTTGGAGGTGCTTGTCGGAGAGGTTGAGCTCGAGGGTGTGGGCCCAAGCGCCGAGCCACCGCCTGGAGAGCATGGACGAGCGCACGACATCCATAGTCGGGAGGATGGAGAGGACATGCTCGAGGATGCCGTCGGGGAGGTCGCTGATCCGatcgccgcagccgccgccagcTGCAATCTTACGGTTTCCGACCATCGCGTGTCTCCCTGTTTGTTGGGCGGAtatgagagaggtgggaggcgTGGTAGGGTTCCTTCACGTCGGCAACGCTGGTGGGAAGCGCCGCCAGAGAAGAGAGATTGCGGCGAGACGATGACGGCGTGGGATGAGGTTGGGGATGGGGTGCAGCATCGGGTAATCGGAATAAGGATTCTAGATTCTAAAATCTATCCCTCCAAACAGATCCATCTGGTTTTGGCGTGGAATCCAGATTTGGAAATCCAACCAAAATCCAAATTTTCAGAATCTGATTCTAGATCCAAACGGAGCCTAAAATGGGAGGCCCGTAGTCAAAGGTGCGAGTATTGAAAGTCTCCGTGCAATCTTTGTCTGAACATGATGCTAATAATAATCATACTTAAAAATAATCATTCTTCAGTACTAATGATTTAAGCAAGACTAATTAGGTCAGCACATTCTTATCCTAATCTAGATAATCAAGATGCGACGCCCACAATGTGTTGTCGTTGCCAGAAAGTAATGGGAACCGGAGGTTAAGGGCGTGCTTATTCCCAGCCACAGCCTGTGGTGCCGATTTCCACCGCCATGGCTtgtggcgtggcgtggctggGGACCAAACAGGCTCTAATTGTATCATGGGAAGGTATAACATCTGGCAAATGATTCATATTAGATGACAGGGTATCTATCTCCGGGCCTACTGTGGCCATCGTATTGTGTGGCATCAGTATATGTTGCTCACACAGTCACACTACGGAAGCCATCTGCTCTGGCTTTGTTGCTGCTTTTATCATTGTAGGGCTGCAAAACCAGGAAACAATCATAGAAAGAGTGTGTCCAGAGAATTAAATATTAGCACAAGTTCCTGGTGTTTATGATTGTGGTATCGCTATACCATCTGGAGTTCTGAACATGGCATCGCAAACCTGTCTCCCCATTTCGTCCAGAGAGTACTGTAGGCGAATGTGTCATGATAAAACTGCAAGGAGACGGGAGGATTAGGCTGGCTGGATGCAATGCAATCGGAAAAGAAAGGGCGCACTGGCAGCTGCTTTGATCTCTTCCCTGCATACCCAAGCACAAGCGCGAGAGGAAGAGAAATAGAGATTCTTGGAACTGCGGATGTTACACGTGCATTGCATGCAAATTAtcggagtattttttttcttttttaagggAAGTTAAACATCAAGAGCTAGTTTCCGAGGCTGGAATTGGGAGCATGCGGCCGGCCGAATTGAATACTGTGTGCCACTCCCTTGGCTCGGCGAGCTGCCTAGCTGCTAACGATATACTCCTTATCCATCTCACCGTTAATTTCAAAATAAGCAGTCTGATTATACGCCATATGAATACATGATGATTTAAATAACCTAACCAAACAATTCACACATTGGTTCTTATACAAAGCATATATACCAGTCTACCACAAAGTCAAAATAAACAACAAAAAGTCACCACAGATCGGAGGGGCAGCAGCAGACGGCACACAGAGACGGATAAATCACGCGTTGACGCCACAAAATCAAACACAACGAAATTCCACCACAGATCGAAGGGGACGGCAGGCATGGTGTGCTTCCCGGTGTGAATGAGCGAAGTGTTACTATCGATCTCCACGGTCAGTGATTTTTCGAATGTACAAATATTTGGGGGAGAATGTTTTCGTGTCTTACAGCAAAGAGGCCACATCTATCTCATGGAAGCACACCCCCGCGATCCTGCTCGTGTCATGCTCACCACCCCATGGGAGCACGTTGGCCTTCATTGTTCCCAGGTTGAGCTCGATGAGCCCGACCTTCTCCATCCAAAAGATCACGGCGCGGCTCCTCTCCCCAAACCCCACGCACCAGCAGATCATCCCGTTCACGTCCACGCCGGGCATGACCTGCTTGCCGATCCCATGCTTGCAGATCACCGCGTCCCGGCTCCACCCCTCCGTCGACAGCGTCCACATCGATATCACCTCAGCTTCTGGGACGAACATGCTCAGTTTCCCTTCCGGCGTGGCGGCCAGCGTGCAACAACTccctgtgctgctgctgccaccaagatagccctgcggcggcggctcgatCGCCGTGGCCTGTGCACTGTCGGCGTTCACGGCGAGGATGAACACGCCGGCGGCACGCTGCGTCGAACGGCAGATCCAGTGGACGATGCGCCCGATGATGGCCGGGGAGGTGTGCGCTGACTGGTTGACGAAGCACCAGCAGTCGTGCTCCGGGGGTAGAGTCACTAAACGTATGGCGCCCCACTTGCCGCTGCCGTCCTTGGAGGAGAAGATGCAGGTTCGCAGGCACCCGTCCATGGCGAGCAGCTCGAAGGAGCGGCCGGCATCGGCGACGGTGAGCAAGGCGGGCCGGTAGATGCCGGGATTACCCCACTTGCCGACCTCCCCGTCCATGTAGGGAAGGCAGGCGACGTTGCCGGTGAAGGTGTTGCAGACGCGCAGCTCGGGCTCGGCTTCGGCTTCGTGCCGCCAGAGGACGAGGAGCCCGCCGCGCGAGGACACGAGCTCGAACGAACGCAGCTGGCCCGTGTCGAAGCGGAGGCGCCAGGACGCCCGGACGATGTCGTGTTCGTCGTCGCCGCGGTCGGCGGACGCGTAGGAGACGCCGAGGAGGCGGGCGGGGTCGTAGCCGGCGCGGACGGCCGCGATGAGGCCGACGCGGGTGACGGGGCGGAACCCCGCGCCGAGCATGGCACGCCGGAGGGGCCTGCTGGCCGCGGCGCAGCGGGCGATGGACGCGGCGTCGTCCGAGCGCGCGACGACCTCGAGCAGCAGCTCTAGCGGGAGGTGCTGATCCCCTTGCAttggcggcaggcggcggcgcttggttGCGGCGGCAGATGGGTTGGAGTACATGGGATGGTATCGTGTCGCCGTCAGTTTCGGTgggggtctgttcgcttcagcttataagacggctgaaaagctgaaacgactgatttgttgtgagagaaaaacactatttggtggTTGATAAGAAGCCTGTTTATCATCACGCGTGCCGCGTGCGGGAGGGGTTGTTGTGGTCAAAGCGGACTTGGCAGCCAAGTTTCCTTTGGCAATACCGCCACCACGACCTGTAGCCCAAGACACCGGCCCATCCGCATCCTACAGGCCCAAAGCTCCCCACGAGCCCATCgatcacctccgccgccgcgtgccgcgGGCCGCGGCGCCGTGAAGACCGAGACCTAGACGAGCACCACCGACAAAGGCAAGGAACCTAACGCACTGTTGCGTTCTTGTCGCGCATTGACCGGACCCCTCGGCGCGCGTCAACGCAGGCCCGCGCGCACCCGCCCCACGCGACGCGATACCTTCGCCGCAACGAAACCGAAACGCCAATGAAATTTCCGGGAGTCCCACGCCCACGTACTGCTGTCCACTACCCGTCGACTGACCGGCAGCTAGCGATCCCTGGCCTAGTGAGTGGGCTACTCCCAAGACGACGGTTGCAGCGTCCGCGCCGCGCGGGCTTCCAGGATCCAGCCGGCAGCGATCCATCGCCACCGGGCCATGTCCGGCGCCGACGCGGACGCGCCGTCGAGCGAGGGCGCCGAGCAGCTGCGGGCGTgcagggaggcggcgcggcggcggctgctgcgggaGCGCGTGGGCCCAGCGCCGCTGGCCGACGTGCTCCGGGACCACGCGCTCGTGCacctcccgccggccgccgccgcgcgcctcagCCTAGTGCACCCGTCCTGGGCGCGGGCGCTCGTGTCCCCGCTCTTCGCCGtcgcgcacgccgccgcgccgcgccgggcctCGGGGCTCTTCCTCCCCGCGCCCCCCGGCGCGGGAGCGGGGTTCCTCCCACTCGACGCAGCCGACACGTTGCCGTCCCCACCCCTCGCGTTCCTCCCGGCCTCATCGGCCCCTGCCGTGCTGTCCTCGTCGCACGGGGTCGCCTGCTGCTTCTCGCCCGCCGACGACGCCTACTTCGTCTGCAACCCGGCCACGGGGTCCTGGGAGGGCGTCCCGTGCCCGCCCTGCCGGATCACCTGGCCACGCccggccatcgtcgtcgtcttcgacGCCGGCGTCTACAACTTCGGCGGCGACTTCACGCTCGTCTGCGCCTTCGAGTCCGCGCCGGGGTCCGGCATCTACTGCTTCGCGGTCTTCACGTCCGTGGCCGGCGCGTGGTGGGTCGCCGACGCGGTCACGCCCGCCGAGGGGCTCATCCCCGCGTCgggggtggccgccggcgggacGGCGTGGTGGCGGACGAGCATCGGCACCGCGGTCGGGTACAACCCTGGCACCGGCCGCGTCGAGCTCGCGCTGTGCCCCGGCGACAGCGCCCGGTGGGAGATCGGCTCCGCCGCGGGCACGCTCCACTGCGCCGTGCgcgccgacggcgacgtcgtcgtGTTCCGCCTCGACGTGCACGGTGGCTGGGAGGCGGCCGCGACGGTCTCCGTCGCGGAGATACTGCAGCGACCTCGGAATCGGGCAGAGCAGGAGCGCACGGGCGCCATTACTGCCGCGTCCAACAGGAGGATTTGGATGCCGCGCGACGACGTGCGGCTGCTGCCGTTCCAGggcgcggaggtggaggtggtgctgCTGTCCGGCAGGCGCGTGGTGGCGTTCGAagcggcgacggggcggcggcgcgaggccgtCCTGCCGGATCAGCCGGCCGGCACGGACTGGTGCGCCGCGGCGTTCGCCGCGCACACCAACACGCTCGCGCCCGTCGCGCCCGTGGTGCTCATGGAGCCGCCGGACGATCAGGAGGACGTCGCGTCGTAACTTCTTGAGTGAATTTCCAGCGGCTCACCGTGCGTTCGCTTAACTGGTGCGAAGATCTTAGGGAATAATCAAGCTTGTGCTCGTGCATGATTTCGTTGGAGAAATCAGCTGTCTGAGCTGCTAGTTGTACATAATCAATCCGAACATGCTTGTTCTACTATACGTGTAGGACATTTTTGGCCAAATCATTCACACGGAAGTTGAATTATATAGTTGGTTTTGTGATTACTCTAGTTTGATGGTAACAATTCATTGTCTCTTTAGTTCGTCGTTTCCCATGTTCAAAGAGACAAGATTGATGTGACTGTATTTGTTCTAACATCGATATGATTGACGAGAGTTAACAAGAGGTCCATTTGTGCCGTGAAAGACGATTCCTATCTCCGAGTCATGCCGCCGTGTACTTGCACCGATCTTGCAACACACTTTGCGAAAAGAAAGTGAGGGAATGGGAATAAAGCGAACTGCTAAAGGTTGTTGCTAACACGAAACAACCAGTAATTGGCAGCATTCGGATTAGTGTTAACTACTTTATCGGATTATTTAATGAAACAAATTCTTTAGGCATATCTTTCTTGGTTCAATTTACTCCCACAACTGTCAATTGGTTCAGTTTACCCCTCAAAATTTTGTCAACAACAtaacttcaaaattttataCCCAGCTATATCAAGAAAGATATAATTGCCCTTCGCATCTTACAATACTGTGGCGGTATAGAGCCGCCACCATCCACTCTAGCCACGCCATACCTTGTTGCTGCATAAGGCCAAGGGACAACGCCGTTGCCACTGCACACGACCATTGGAGCTTCTATTCATTGCTACCGAGTACTCCTACGCGGGCTGTCATTTGCGATGGGCCACCTTCCGCTAGTTGTAACTATATCAACATCATTACATGTTCCGCAAGGTGAGTATAAGCTATAAATATTTATCTACGCAAGGATCATGTAGTTGTGTTACGTATTTAATGAAAAATGTTacatcttaaaaaaaaatagaccGGTGGGGTAAGACTGCCTCACGATTTTGTTTTAAGAAGAAAGCTGAACCTCCCTTCTAGTCCAGAAAATCCACCGAACCCCGACTTTGCTGACGAGGGTTTTTTTTTAACCTAACCCGAAATTCGCTCCGAAAATCGAACTAGGACCTAGGGTGCTACTAAAGCATTGCCCCCACTAGGCTACAAGCTCGTTCGCTATGTCGTTTTAACATGGAGGCAGGCAAGGAAAAAACATGCTACCTAAGGATTTTGCTATGTCGTTTCATGGAGGGCGTTACACATTGCATGGGAAAAACACAATGGACACCTAATATAATAGACAAGTCTTCCTAGCTCAATGTGTTAACTCATTTGATTTTCTACATTACTAATCCTATTTGATAAGAGCACGTGATTTCTGCATAATGTGGAGGCAAGTTCGTTATGTCATGCTTCGGACAATGATTTTGCATGATCGAAGGAATGCAGATATGTAGTAATTTGGACTCTGAATATGTCAACAACACATACTTCAAATTTTTGTCCGAACTACATATATGAGCTACTCAAGGTTGCCATTGACATCCTAATATATTTGACACTTTGCCCTTCAGATCTTACAATATTGTTCTCGTATAAATAATTCCAGTTAGTTAGTTGCTTATTTAGCTAAGCCCCACAAGACACAATATCCTGGTATTATACCGTAGTTTGATTATGCCACTCTGATTACTTGAAATACTTCCGCTGCTCAGTTCTTTGAATCTTGGTCAATGAATGTTGCCAACTCGTGATATTTATTGAAGTGTTGTTGTCAAGAATTAAATCATTGATGGGCATGAATTCATGTATAAGAATCTGGCTGATTATTTCTTGTTTCTAGTATATGCTGCCTACTGAAAAAATTAGTATTTTGAATATTTCACCATTTGAATTTTCAACACCCacttattttaaatatgaaGTGAGAGCACCAATATGCCTCTAATCCTGTGGTTGTCTGTCCTTATTTCAATCCATATTTCTAATATTCCAGGCTCTAGATTActgtcattctttttttttttgaggaaccaACAGGGGGGCACGAGCCTACCTGAACCGATTTTCATTCCATCATCAAAGGCAGTCACATTTTCTCGAGCAGGCGCGGCGCTCGGGGGAAGGTTACTGCCATTCTTAAGGCATTATGAATCGAGAATCGAGATGTGAACCCCACAATGTAACCATGAGCATCGGAAACTCCTTGATAGACTGGGGCTTGGCTGAGCCAGGCACGACACGAGTGAACATCTTCTAATGACGTGCAGTTTGGAAACATAGCAAAGTCAAGAACCAGGACATGTTCGGTTTGTTTTTTCGTTGAATGTTGATCTCCTGTTGACTCTGAATCTGCAAACAGCATATGAACGAGGGATTCAATTGATTGACATTCACTTTATATTttcgctcaaaaaaaaaagacattcaCTTTATATTttcgctcaaaaaaaaaagacattcaCTTTATATTTTGGTAGTACTGAGATTTTAAGCAAAAGAAAGTCTCACTGAATCTTTTAGAAACAAGCAAATCGAATGGATGTATTAAAAGCCCGTTAATACTACTACATCTTGGACACAGCGGGCACTGGCAATTAGCTAGCGAATTGAAAACTACTCCCTCCTGAGCTCCCTCCTTTCTGTCTGGTGTCCTTTGTCTGAATCATCCGCAGGAGAAAGCTttggcaggcggcggcgagtcgGCGACCTTGCCGCCTCACATCACCGAGCAGCTGTTGGGGTTCTCGTCGCTGAACATGTTGTCAttcgggtgcggcggcgggtggtACATCGGCGGCCGGCCGTACCCGTACCCGTACCCGTACCCCATCGGCGGGTAgccggcgccgccatggacATGGTTCCCGTCGCCATTCATCATCATatgtggctgctgctgagccaCGGGGTTGTTCCAGGCTGCCTGCATCATCTCCGGTGCAGGCGCCATGCCGCCACCAACGCTGACACCAGCACCGCCGGGATAGAGACCAGCCCCCGGCATCGTGCCGCCGGCCGTCATGCCATGCACGGTGGCACTGCCACCTCCCGCCGGCTGCATGCCAACGCCACCATTTTGGGGGTGGCCCATCGGCATGCCGCCCATGGGCCTACCGCCGGTCTGGCCCATGCCGGGGAAACCTGCGCCGCCCATCATGTTAGGCGGCCTCATCATCATGCccggctgaggcggcggcggcggcggcatgccgCCCATCATCGGGCCGCCGACCACGCCGGCGGGCGGGCCACCGGCAGCGACGCCCTTCTTGGCCTGCACTGGCAGCTGGTTCCGGCCGCCTGGGGCGCTGCCCTTGCCGTTCTGCGGCGCCTGCGCACCGCCACCATTCTTACCGCTGCCGCCTGCGCCACCCTGGTTCTGCTTCGCTCGGATGAGTTCTGCAATCTTGTCGCCGATGTTGGCGTTTCCCTTGATCTGCACCGGGATCTTGTTGTCCCTGCCACCATTGCCGCCCTTCTTGTCGCCCCCACCGGCGGCTGGCGGCATGGCCATgggcttcatcatcatcatcttgtcGTCGAGGCCGTCATCCTCGaagtcgttgtcgtcgtcgaaCTCATCATCCGAGTCGCTGTCGTCGTCCGCGGGCTCTTCGCCCTCGGGAACGTCGAACTTGACGGCCTTGAGGTCCTTGGCCTTCGCCGGCGGTGCAGCCGCCGGCATCGGCATCTTGCCGCCCATGCCCATCAGCTGAGGAGGAAGCTTCACCCCCTTCATCTCCATCTCCGTTTGCAGTTGCTGAGGATGCttctggggcggcggcggcggcggcatcaccATCTCTTCATCTTTCGCGccatctccgcctccgccgctgccgcttgcAGCAGCCTCTCCACCCTTGGGCTGGCCCTTGCCGCCATTGCCAAGCTGGAGCTTTTGGACCTCGCTTGCCACTCCAGGATTGGGGCCCCACAGCTGCGCGCGCTTGTGGGCCTTGTTCAGCTTCTTGATCACGGTGTACGGATCCATCAGACCGGACACCGTCACCTTCCCCTGGTCCTTGTCTACACTGCTTTGAAAAACACCTGCACATAAATCCAGCACGTTTCTCTTAGGGGGGGAAAATGGACAGAAGAACAAAGTAGAGCGGCTGAACAGACCTGGTGatgaaaaaataaacaaagaaaatcAAGCAATCTGATTTTAGAAAAGCTTTCTTTCTTACCGTCAATCTTGTGGATGATCTTCTTGACCTGCTTCTCGCATCCAGGACAGTGCATATTCACTTTCAGCACGCAGGTCTAGGACCGGAACAGACAAAAAAATTGTTAGCAAAATTGAAAGTAGGCTGCAGGAGAGATGCACGGTGAGATGAAATCAGGTTGCCTGTATCGAACATAGAAAGAACATGGAATGTGTGTGCTGTTTTCTTGAGTTGCGAAGACGCAAATAAACAAACTCACCTGCACCTTGAGGATGTcctccttgatcatcttgaAGGCACGGGTAGGCTTCAGATCTGATAAGAGAGCACTCCAATCAAGAAGTGAAGAATAAGAACGGCAGCAACCaggagaggaaaaaaaaccTTGCTAGAGAGAGCACACCatcacacacaaaaaaaatctagagaGAGAAACAACAAACCCTCGCAAGAATTTCAGGAGTGCCTTCAGTCTTCTCGCTGGAGTGGGAGATAACTTAGGCTTGCAATAAAATACGGTCCATCACATACTTAATCACACAAAAAATAAATCTAGAGAGAGAAACAACAAACCCTTGTTAGAGTTTgtgtttgcaaaaaaaaaaaaaagagcgagGCTATTAAGCGCCTGGAGTGTGGTCCAGAGAAAAAGATGAGAGGTAGGAGGAAGAAACCCCTATTTCTATCTACCAACAAAGCTAAGCATATGAAGGAGTATTTCGCTTACCTCTTATTTTTCTTGAGGTCGCCCTTGACCCTGGAAGCTGAAGCCTCCACCTTTGTTCTTCCGAATTGTGAAATGATGATCTGCAAAAGACTAGCCAAAGGGGGCTTTAAATATGCTTAGTCACCTGTCAGTTTtcctatgttttctttccaaaatTCTAATTTTATAAACCAGTCCCTGTGCGACTTCCATCCAGTTAGTAATTTTTTTGGGGGCCTCAGGAAACAATTGTTCAATAGGGGATATTTCGTTAAGCATATGACAGTATTTGTCCAAATGGTTCAATGAAAATATCAGTGACATCATTTCCACgcacaaaaagaaagaaagaaaaatgtagCATTCTAGTTGTTAAATCCTAACACGCAGGTTAGGCTATACATGGTGGGTTTTATCTTTTAACTAAATATAAGAAAACAATATCAACAGCATTACGTGTTCTGCAAGTAAGCACAAGTTATAAATATCAATCTACGCAAGGATCATGCAATGTCGTTACGTGTTTCATGAATAATGTTACATCTTGCATGGAAAAACACACGACATGATGATTCCATCGTATCGTTGCGTGTTTCATGAAAAACGCTACCCCTTGCGAGGAAAAAACATGATATGTAATGATCTTGCCGTGTCATTTCATGGAGGGCGTTACAACTTCCATGGGAAACATGCAATGTATCCCTAATATAATAGACAAgtttgctcagcttgatgcaTTAAAGTATTCGACTCTCTATATTACTAATCCTATTTGATAATAGCATGTGATGTCCGTACAATGTGGAGACAAATTATCGTTGTGTCATGCTTCGAACGATGATTTGCATGATATCGAAGCAGCACGTGGCGTTCATACAAATACGTCAGAAATGCTCGCTATATATTATGCAAAGTTACCAAATTTGGCGGAGCATACGTTACATGTCCCATTATAGGTGCGACATACGACAACAACTAATCATTGGTTTTAAAGGCATGGGTGTGACGTGCAATAGCCGTTATACTCAATCATTGAGAACACGACAATAAATGGTCGATGGTGTTGGATTTGCCTAGACAAATACATGAAAAAGTTCCGTAAACTATTCTAAATTTCTATCTTTGCTAACACGTCCTTGGAACCACTAAGGTTAATGGAAAATGGATCAAAAAGAGGTGGAAGGATATGGAAATATTTTTGCAAAGCTCCTAAGAACAGTTCTACCGTACTATGTAATTAAATGTTGTTACCCATGCTTCTCCCATCAACTAAGGTGTTCCCCAACTGTATTAAGTGAATAGGTTAACCAAAGAACTTGCTTAGGAATAATCTTGCAAAGAGGGGCTTGGATGCAAAAAGTTGAAGAATGGATACACAATGCTGGATATTCTGGTAATTAGCTACAATCCAACACACCCCTAACCATTATCGTCCTCTTGTGTCACTAGAGACATGACGTGGTGGAGAGTGGTGGGCTGCAGCTAGGCCAGCCATGCAGACCTCACACCATCTCCGGTGCAGCCCGCGGTCTGGTGTGTCTATTAGCGAGGCAGAGGAGGTTGGTGAGTTTGGCACATTAACTTCTCACTCCTTAATCTTGTTTGGAGTCTAGGCTGCTACCTAAACTTTTCTCTCCTCCTTCAGTTACTAGTTTGTTACTGTATTTTATTAGTAGCAATTAACTCTTTTTCAAAAACACCTAAACTCTTGCTCCCTTTTTCTGTTAGTCTGTTAGTGTCTTTTAGCTAGCAGTAACTCTTTTTTTCGTACTCTGTTTTGAAGTTCACCTCACAGTGACAGACATTCTGTCTAGGTTCGTGCAAGTACGTCCAAGTCTCTTCTAAACTTTTGTTCGATTCGACAGCCCGAGTGGTATTAagagatttttcttttctttttctagtaGACTATGGGTGACAGTTTGTGTGCTGCTGTTGCAGACACAGTTTGTTATGCGCTGCATTGTGACTCTGAGAGCGCAAACACAAAgatcgatccatccatccacaacGTGCAGAAGGAGCACCGCATATTCAGTCAAACGAATAGAACAGATAGGCTGGCACCACTGCATCTTGCAATTATGGGTTGCTTGTCACATTAGAAAAGATATACGCTATGGAAGGCATTAATACATTTCTTAAAAAACAGAATTTTACATAGTAGTGCCAATATTAGTATATCTTTGCAGATTTCTTAAAAAAACATAGGCTAATAGTAGCATATCTTTGCAGATTTGGCATTTAATTCATGCAAGAATACAAATATCTATGGAGATTTTCACAACCAGTACATTAATTTTTTTGTACAATTCAATGCCACAGCTAGAGATAGACATGTATGGTCTGCTGTAGCTAAAAAGATGCCATTTTATTAAGTGCTGGAAAACGACGATCTAGAGAAAGAGAGGTTCATAAAGTAGTGCTACTATCTGTATATCTTTATAGGTACGGCATTCAGTTCATGCA is a genomic window containing:
- the LOC117837194 gene encoding uncharacterized protein produces the protein MSGADADAPSSEGAEQLRACREAARRRLLRERVGPAPLADVLRDHALVHLPPAAAARLSLVHPSWARALVSPLFAVAHAAAPRRASGLFLPAPPGAGAGFLPLDAADTLPSPPLAFLPASSAPAVLSSSHGVACCFSPADDAYFVCNPATGSWEGVPCPPCRITWPRPAIVVVFDAGVYNFGGDFTLVCAFESAPGSGIYCFAVFTSVAGAWWVADAVTPAEGLIPASGVAAGGTAWWRTSIGTAVGYNPGTGRVELALCPGDSARWEIGSAAGTLHCAVRADGDVVVFRLDVHGGWEAAATVSVAEILQRPRNRAEQERTGAITAASNRRIWMPRDDVRLLPFQGAEVEVVLLSGRRVVAFEAATGRRREAVLPDQPAGTDWCAAAFAAHTNTLAPVAPVVLMEPPDDQEDVAS
- the LOC117839865 gene encoding uncharacterized protein, which translates into the protein MIKEDILKVQTCVLKVNMHCPGCEKQVKKIIHKIDGVFQSSVDKDQGKVTVSGLMDPYTVIKKLNKAHKRAQLWGPNPGVASEVQKLQLGNGGKGQPKGGEAAASGSGGGGDGAKDEEMVMPPPPPPQKHPQQLQTEMEMKGVKLPPQLMGMGGKMPMPAAAPPAKAKDLKAVKFDVPEGEEPADDDSDSDDEFDDDNDFEDDGLDDKMMMMKPMAMPPAAGGGDKKGGNGGRDNKIPVQIKGNANIGDKIAELIRAKQNQGGAGGSGKNGGGAQAPQNGKGSAPGGRNQLPVQAKKGVAAGGPPAGVVGGPMMGGMPPPPPPQPGMMMRPPNMMGGAGFPGMGQTGGRPMGGMPMGHPQNGGVGMQPAGGGSATVHGMTAGGTMPGAGLYPGGAGVSVGGGMAPAPEMMQAAWNNPVAQQQPHMMMNGDGNHVHGGAGYPPMGYGYGYGYGRPPMYHPPPHPNDNMFSDENPNSCSVM